A genomic region of Streptomyces sp. R33 contains the following coding sequences:
- a CDS encoding metallophosphoesterase, with amino-acid sequence MVEGSMTQGAGQGPAMRTETLRDFRVPVTEPAPYGVAGGLPDEAPVYGEYPAYYGEGAPVPPAPPLGQAPAAGVPADEDDLDEGYTPTHRDLPIIGRGGPGDTVQVVYVPQESPAAGPGPLYVVGDVHGYLDELVTELQAQGLIDAERRWSAGNARIWFLGDFTDRGPDGIGVIDLVMRLSAEAAASGGYCKALMGNHELLLIGAKRFGDTPVASGAGTATFQAAWLLNGGQRTDMERLEDVHLQWMSRLDAAVLEDGHLLLHSDTTAYLDYGDSIEDVNDTIHELLNRNDADITWDLFRKFTKRFAFRDEETGPQAVRDLLDTYGGGRVVHGHSPIPYLLGEVGTEDGDESRGPEAVTGPHVYADGLAIAMDGGVTMAGKLLVVQLPLSD; translated from the coding sequence GTGGTGGAGGGGTCGATGACTCAGGGGGCCGGTCAGGGACCCGCGATGCGGACGGAGACGCTGCGGGACTTCCGAGTTCCGGTCACCGAGCCCGCCCCGTACGGCGTGGCCGGCGGGCTTCCCGACGAAGCCCCCGTGTACGGCGAGTACCCCGCGTACTACGGGGAGGGCGCACCCGTGCCCCCGGCGCCGCCCCTGGGCCAGGCGCCCGCCGCGGGCGTTCCGGCCGACGAGGACGACCTCGACGAGGGCTACACCCCCACGCACCGCGATCTGCCGATCATCGGCCGCGGCGGACCGGGTGACACCGTCCAGGTCGTGTACGTTCCCCAGGAGTCCCCGGCCGCGGGCCCCGGGCCGCTGTACGTCGTCGGCGACGTCCACGGCTACCTGGACGAGCTCGTCACCGAACTCCAGGCGCAGGGCCTCATCGACGCCGAGCGCCGCTGGTCTGCCGGCAACGCACGCATCTGGTTCCTCGGCGACTTCACCGACCGCGGGCCCGACGGGATCGGCGTCATCGACCTCGTGATGCGCCTCTCCGCCGAGGCCGCCGCATCCGGCGGCTACTGCAAGGCGCTCATGGGCAACCACGAACTGCTCCTCATCGGCGCCAAGCGGTTCGGCGACACCCCCGTCGCCTCGGGCGCCGGCACCGCCACCTTCCAGGCCGCCTGGCTCCTCAACGGCGGCCAGCGCACCGACATGGAGCGCCTGGAGGACGTGCACCTGCAGTGGATGTCACGGCTGGACGCGGCCGTGCTGGAGGACGGGCACCTGCTGCTGCACTCCGACACCACCGCGTACCTCGACTACGGCGACTCCATCGAGGACGTCAACGACACCATCCACGAGCTGCTCAACCGCAACGACGCCGACATCACCTGGGACCTCTTCCGCAAGTTCACCAAGCGGTTCGCCTTCCGCGACGAGGAGACCGGCCCCCAGGCCGTACGCGACCTCCTCGACACCTACGGCGGCGGCCGGGTCGTGCACGGGCACAGCCCGATCCCGTACCTGCTGGGCGAGGTGGGCACCGAGGACGGCGACGAGTCCCGCGGCCCGGAGGCCGTGACCGGACCGCACGTGTATGCGGACGGACTCGCGATCGCCATGGACGGCGGGGTCACGATGGCGGGCAAACTGCTGGTCGTGCAACTCCCGCTGAGCGACTGA
- a CDS encoding LacI family DNA-binding transcriptional regulator has product MTAAGKHQVSRTETTRRAAGRQGRAGIRDVAAAAGVSITTVSDALNGKGRLPDATRRHVREVADRLGYRPSAAARTLRTGKSGLIGLTVTTYGDEPFTFTEFAYFAEMARAATSAALARGYALVILPATSRHDVWSNVALDGTVVIDPSDHDPVVTELVRQGLPVVSDGRPAGSLPVTAWVDNDHEAAVLNLLDHLAAAGARRIGLLTGTTTDTYTRLSTTAYLSWCERVGQDPVYESYPAHDPCAGAVAADRLLARPDRPDAVYGLFDPNGTDLLAAARRYGLRVPEDLLLVCCSESTVYANTEPPITTLSLKPRRIGTAVVQLLIDAIEGVGTGRPVEQVVPTELIVRTSSQRRQPRTTVSPPRSPAKD; this is encoded by the coding sequence ATGACAGCAGCAGGGAAGCATCAGGTGAGCCGGACCGAGACCACCCGGCGGGCCGCCGGCCGACAGGGCCGGGCCGGCATCAGGGACGTGGCCGCCGCAGCGGGCGTCTCGATCACAACCGTCTCCGACGCGCTCAATGGCAAGGGGCGGCTGCCGGACGCCACCCGCCGCCACGTTCGCGAGGTCGCCGACCGGCTGGGCTACCGCCCCTCCGCCGCGGCCCGCACCCTCCGTACCGGCAAGTCGGGCCTCATCGGTCTGACCGTGACGACGTACGGGGATGAACCTTTCACCTTCACCGAATTCGCCTACTTCGCCGAGATGGCCAGGGCCGCCACTTCCGCCGCGCTCGCCCGCGGCTACGCCCTCGTCATCCTCCCCGCCACCTCCCGACACGACGTGTGGTCCAACGTGGCCCTCGACGGCACCGTCGTCATCGACCCCTCCGACCACGACCCCGTCGTCACCGAACTGGTCCGCCAAGGCCTCCCAGTCGTCTCCGACGGCCGTCCGGCCGGCTCCCTCCCCGTCACCGCCTGGGTCGACAACGACCACGAGGCCGCCGTACTCAACCTGCTCGACCACCTCGCCGCCGCCGGAGCCCGCCGTATCGGGCTGCTGACCGGCACCACCACCGACACCTACACCCGGCTCTCCACCACCGCCTACCTCAGTTGGTGCGAGCGCGTCGGCCAGGACCCCGTCTACGAGTCCTACCCCGCCCACGACCCGTGCGCGGGCGCCGTCGCCGCGGACCGGCTGCTCGCCCGGCCCGACCGGCCCGACGCCGTCTACGGGCTGTTCGACCCCAACGGGACCGACCTGCTCGCCGCCGCCCGGCGCTACGGCCTGCGCGTCCCCGAGGACCTGCTGCTCGTCTGCTGCAGCGAGTCCACCGTGTACGCCAACACCGAACCGCCCATCACCACCCTCTCCCTCAAACCGCGCCGGATCGGCACCGCCGTCGTGCAGCTGCTCATCGACGCCATCGAGGGGGTCGGCACCGGGCGCCCGGTCGAACAGGTCGTCCCGACCGAGCTGATCGTCCGCACCTCCTCGCAGCGCAGGCAGCCCCGTACGACCGTCAGTCCGCCCCGGTCACCGGCCAAGGACTGA
- a CDS encoding cyclophilin-like fold protein — protein MRIRISWPAGQLTATLDETPTSKALAEALPISASAHTWGEEVYFDTGVSVALEHDARQVVDPGTVAFWTEGDALALPYGPTPISRGGESRLASPCNVLGSFEGDPRLLSTVRDGDPIRVELA, from the coding sequence ATGAGGATTCGTATCTCCTGGCCCGCAGGCCAGCTCACGGCAACCCTTGACGAGACCCCGACCAGCAAGGCGCTGGCCGAGGCCCTTCCGATCTCCGCGTCCGCCCACACCTGGGGCGAGGAGGTCTACTTCGACACCGGCGTCTCCGTGGCGCTCGAGCACGACGCCCGGCAGGTCGTCGACCCGGGCACGGTCGCGTTCTGGACCGAGGGCGACGCCCTCGCGCTCCCCTACGGCCCCACGCCCATCTCGCGCGGAGGCGAGAGCCGCCTGGCGAGCCCGTGCAACGTGCTCGGCTCGTTCGAGGGCGACCCCCGCCTGCTGTCCACCGTCCGCGACGGCGACCCGATCCGCGTGGAACTCGCGTAG
- the hisC gene encoding histidinol-phosphate transaminase gives MSEKSPKLRAELDGIPTYKPGKPAAAGGPVAYKLSSNENPYPPLSGVLETAVAAAGQFNRYPDLACTALVNELAERFGVPVEHIATGTGSVGVAQQLVQSTAGPGDEVIYAWRSFEAYPIVTQISGATAVQVPLTDGDVHDLDAMFDAITERTRLIFVCNPNNPTGTAVRRDELVRFLDRVPSDILVVLDEAYHEFVRDVEVPDGIELYRSRPNVCVLRTFSKAYGLAGLRVGFAVAHEPVAAALRKTAVPFGVSQLAQDAAVASLRAEDELMGRVGALVGERARVYKTLLGQGWTVVPETQANFVWMRLGERTAEFAAACEKAGVVVRPFAGEGLRVTIGEPEANDIFLHTAEAFFKEL, from the coding sequence GTGAGCGAGAAGAGCCCGAAGCTGCGCGCCGAGCTGGACGGCATTCCCACCTACAAGCCCGGGAAGCCCGCTGCCGCGGGCGGGCCCGTCGCGTACAAGCTGTCCTCGAACGAGAACCCGTACCCGCCGCTGTCCGGGGTGCTGGAGACCGCGGTCGCAGCCGCAGGACAGTTCAACCGCTACCCCGACCTGGCCTGCACGGCCCTGGTGAACGAGCTCGCCGAGCGGTTCGGGGTGCCGGTCGAGCACATCGCCACCGGTACGGGGTCCGTGGGCGTGGCCCAGCAGCTGGTCCAGTCGACGGCCGGCCCGGGCGACGAGGTCATCTACGCCTGGCGGTCCTTCGAGGCCTACCCGATCGTCACGCAGATCTCGGGTGCCACGGCCGTGCAGGTCCCGCTGACGGACGGGGACGTGCACGACCTCGACGCGATGTTCGACGCGATCACCGAGCGGACCCGGCTGATCTTCGTCTGCAACCCCAACAACCCCACCGGCACCGCCGTGCGCCGTGACGAGCTGGTGCGGTTCCTGGACCGGGTGCCCTCGGACATCCTGGTGGTGCTGGACGAGGCCTACCACGAGTTCGTCCGCGACGTCGAGGTGCCGGACGGCATCGAGCTCTACCGGAGCCGCCCGAACGTCTGCGTGCTGCGTACGTTCTCCAAGGCGTACGGGCTGGCCGGCCTGCGCGTCGGCTTCGCTGTGGCGCACGAGCCGGTGGCGGCGGCGCTGCGCAAGACGGCGGTGCCCTTCGGTGTCAGCCAGCTCGCCCAGGACGCGGCGGTCGCCTCGCTGCGTGCCGAGGACGAGCTGATGGGCCGGGTCGGGGCGCTGGTGGGAGAGCGTGCGCGGGTCTACAAGACGCTGCTCGGCCAGGGCTGGACCGTGGTGCCGGAGACGCAGGCGAACTTCGTGTGGATGCGCCTGGGGGAGCGGACCGCCGAGTTCGCGGCGGCCTGCGAGAAGGCCGGTGTGGTGGTCCGGCCCTTCGCGGGCGAGGGCCTGCGGGTCACGATCGGTGAGCCCGAGGCGAACGACATCTTCCTGCACACGGCGGAGGCGTTCTTCAAGGAGCTGTAG